One genomic region from Campylobacter concisus encodes:
- a CDS encoding iron-sulfur cluster assembly scaffold protein NifU — MAKNNLIGGSIWDEYSKVVQDRMNNPKFMGEITEEDAKKANAKLIVADFGAESCGDAVRLYWLVDEKTDKIIDAKFKSFGCGTAIASSDTMAELCIGKTVDEAVKITNLDVEKAMRDNPETPAVPPQKMHCSVMAYDVIKAAAASYKGIDPEHFEDEIIVCECARVSLGTIKEVIRLNDLHTVEEITQYTKAGAFCKSCVKPGGHEKREYYLVDILRDTRAEMEREKIEAQANAQANHTLGDISFENMTMVGQLKAVESVIDKEIRPMLEMDGGNLEILDIRNDNGENTDIYIRYLGACSGCASGSTGTLYAIENVLQESLSPKIRVMPI; from the coding sequence ATGGCAAAGAATAATTTGATCGGAGGCTCTATCTGGGATGAGTATTCTAAGGTAGTACAAGACAGGATGAATAATCCTAAATTTATGGGAGAGATAACCGAAGAAGATGCTAAAAAGGCAAACGCAAAGCTTATTGTGGCTGACTTTGGTGCAGAAAGCTGCGGTGATGCGGTTAGGCTATACTGGCTTGTTGATGAAAAGACAGACAAAATAATAGATGCTAAATTTAAAAGCTTTGGCTGTGGCACAGCGATAGCTAGCTCTGATACGATGGCTGAGCTTTGTATCGGCAAAACAGTTGATGAAGCTGTCAAGATCACAAACCTTGATGTCGAAAAGGCTATGCGCGATAATCCAGAAACACCGGCTGTCCCGCCTCAAAAGATGCACTGCTCAGTTATGGCATATGACGTTATAAAAGCAGCAGCTGCAAGCTATAAAGGCATAGACCCAGAGCATTTTGAAGATGAGATCATCGTTTGCGAGTGCGCTAGAGTAAGCCTTGGTACGATTAAAGAAGTGATAAGGCTAAATGACCTTCACACAGTTGAGGAAATCACGCAATACACCAAAGCTGGTGCATTTTGCAAGTCTTGTGTAAAGCCTGGTGGCCATGAAAAAAGAGAATATTATTTGGTAGATATTTTGCGTGATACTAGGGCTGAGATGGAGCGTGAGAAGATCGAAGCTCAGGCAAATGCCCAAGCAAATCACACTTTAGGCGACATTAGCTTTGAAAATATGACGATGGTAGGGCAGTTAAAAGCGGTAGAGTCTGTCATAGATAAGGAAATTCGCCCAATGCTCGAGATGGATGGCGGAAATTTAGAAATTTTAGATATCAGAAATGATAACGGCGAAAATACTGATATTTATATCCGCTATCTTGGTGCTTGCTCAGGCTGTGCGAGTGGCTCAACTGGCACTCTTTACGCGATTGAAAATGTCTTACAAGAGAGCTTAAGCCCAAAAATTAGGGTTATGCCTATTTGA
- a CDS encoding NifS family cysteine desulfurase, with translation MRVYLDNNATTMVDPEAFELMKPYFCEKYGNPNSLHKFGSETHPALRTALDQLYTGLNAKDSDDIVVTSCATESNNWVVKGIYFDKIATGEKKRIVTTAVEHPAILATCKFLEKYGVELTVLDVNNDGIVTPEQLRSVMDENVALVSIMSANNETGMIFPVKELASIAHEYGALFHTDAVQAVGKIKINVQDLDVDFLSFSAHKFHGPKGVGALFIKNSMPLSSLLHGGEHMGGRRSGTLDVPGIIGMGKALELANKFMDYEHSHVRRLRDKIEDAILKIPDVSVVGKKEQRVPNTILASIKGVEGEAMLWDLNKAGIAASTGSACASETLESNPIMEAIGADKELAHTALRLSLSRFNTEEEIDYAIEHITKAVNRLRGISSTFAYAPEWHKSGL, from the coding sequence TTGAGAGTATATCTAGACAATAACGCTACAACAATGGTTGATCCTGAAGCTTTTGAGCTTATGAAACCATATTTTTGTGAAAAATACGGCAATCCAAACTCGCTTCATAAATTTGGCTCTGAAACACATCCAGCTTTAAGAACAGCGCTAGATCAGCTCTATACCGGACTAAACGCAAAAGATAGCGATGATATCGTTGTTACTTCATGCGCGACTGAGAGTAACAACTGGGTAGTAAAAGGCATCTATTTCGACAAAATAGCAACTGGCGAGAAAAAGCGTATCGTAACAACCGCAGTTGAGCATCCAGCTATTTTGGCGACTTGTAAATTTTTAGAAAAATATGGCGTAGAGCTTACTGTTTTAGATGTAAATAACGATGGCATAGTCACTCCAGAACAGCTAAGATCTGTAATGGATGAGAATGTAGCGCTTGTTTCTATAATGAGCGCGAATAACGAAACTGGCATGATCTTTCCTGTAAAAGAGCTTGCCAGTATCGCTCATGAATATGGAGCTTTATTTCACACGGATGCCGTTCAAGCAGTTGGTAAGATAAAGATAAATGTCCAAGACCTTGACGTTGATTTTTTAAGCTTTTCTGCGCATAAATTTCACGGACCAAAGGGTGTTGGAGCACTATTTATAAAAAATAGTATGCCACTAAGTAGCTTGCTTCATGGCGGCGAGCACATGGGCGGACGCAGAAGTGGCACACTCGATGTTCCTGGCATCATCGGCATGGGTAAAGCACTTGAACTGGCAAATAAATTTATGGATTATGAGCACTCTCATGTTCGCCGTTTGCGTGATAAGATTGAAGATGCAATTTTAAAAATTCCTGACGTTAGCGTCGTTGGTAAAAAAGAGCAACGTGTGCCAAATACCATTTTGGCTTCTATAAAAGGCGTTGAAGGCGAAGCGATGCTTTGGGATCTAAACAAAGCTGGCATAGCAGCATCTACTGGCTCAGCATGTGCAAGTGAAACATTAGAGAGTAACCCAATAATGGAGGCCATAGGGGCAGATAAAGAGCTGGCTCACACTGCACTTAGACTATCTCTTTCTAGATTTAATACAGAAGAAGAGATTGATTATGCGATCGAGCATATAACAAAAGCAGTAAATAGACTAAGAGGTATCTCTAGTACATTTGCCTACGCCCCAGAATGGCATAAGAGTGGATTATAA
- a CDS encoding efflux transporter outer membrane subunit, which produces MRNKAFILITAAFLAGCSFRPDMPNVDTNFTSTYTYETSDIRDLWWREFKDENLNSLVENALDKNTNLRVAYLNLEKAKASLGVAEADLLPGINLNIGYEKAKSSGETYTKQPQTRYRKSDINLGLNYEIDLWGRVRNNVAAAEESLNATKFDYDSARLSLSSSVAKSYFALVSLNMQEAVLRETLKTYEDTLVLRKTQLDLGSINEMTYLQSKAAVESAKTNLTSILNAKSKAITSLAILTGKSNNEILNGAIASSQNLPASPEISAGISSEILLRRSDVAKALADLKATNALVGVARAEYFPSISLTGLFGFSSIDFENIFVGNANTWSIGGSLAQKIFDFGRTKNNVAVAKTNEQIAAVNYEAAVKSALGEVRDALISRQNAKISLEQVKNLLKSQQRIYSLAKEQYDAGYIGHLELLDAERNLLQAKLQDVSAKLDEVDSAVEVYRAFGGGFKLEK; this is translated from the coding sequence ATGAGAAATAAGGCGTTTATACTTATAACAGCGGCGTTTTTGGCTGGTTGCTCGTTTCGCCCAGATATGCCAAATGTGGATACAAATTTCACATCTACTTACACTTATGAGACAAGTGATATAAGAGATCTTTGGTGGAGAGAATTTAAAGATGAAAATTTAAATTCTCTAGTAGAAAATGCACTCGATAAAAATACAAATTTACGTGTTGCTTATTTAAATTTAGAGAAAGCAAAAGCAAGCCTTGGCGTAGCTGAGGCGGATTTGCTTCCTGGTATAAATTTAAATATAGGCTACGAAAAAGCAAAAAGTAGCGGGGAAACGTATACTAAACAACCACAAACTCGTTATAGAAAATCAGATATAAATTTAGGATTAAACTATGAGATCGATCTTTGGGGTAGAGTAAGAAATAATGTAGCAGCGGCCGAAGAAAGCCTAAATGCAACCAAATTTGACTACGATAGCGCAAGGCTTAGCCTTAGCTCAAGTGTTGCAAAAAGCTACTTTGCGTTAGTTTCATTAAATATGCAAGAAGCTGTGCTAAGAGAGACTTTAAAAACCTATGAAGACACGCTAGTGCTTCGCAAAACACAGCTTGATCTTGGAAGTATAAATGAGATGACTTATTTGCAAAGTAAGGCAGCAGTAGAAAGCGCTAAGACCAATCTTACTTCTATATTAAATGCAAAGTCAAAGGCTATTACCTCACTAGCTATCTTGACTGGTAAAAGTAATAATGAAATTTTAAATGGAGCTATTGCTAGCTCACAAAATTTACCAGCTTCTCCCGAGATAAGTGCTGGCATTAGCTCTGAAATTTTGCTAAGAAGAAGCGACGTGGCAAAGGCACTGGCTGATTTAAAAGCTACAAATGCTCTTGTTGGTGTTGCAAGGGCTGAGTATTTTCCAAGTATTTCACTGACTGGACTTTTTGGCTTTTCAAGTATTGATTTTGAAAATATCTTTGTTGGAAATGCCAATACATGGAGTATAGGGGGCTCTTTAGCTCAGAAAATTTTTGATTTTGGTAGGACAAAAAATAATGTAGCAGTGGCTAAAACAAATGAACAAATTGCCGCTGTTAATTATGAAGCAGCGGTAAAATCGGCTCTTGGTGAAGTAAGAGATGCGCTTATTTCAAGGCAAAATGCAAAAATTTCTTTGGAACAAGTGAAAAATTTGCTAAAATCCCAACAAAGAATTTACTCGCTTGCTAAAGAGCAATATGATGCTGGCTACATTGGACATTTAGAGCTTCTTGATGCGGAGAGAAATTTGCTTCAGGCAAAATTACAAGACGTCTCAGCAAAGCTTGATGAGGTCGATAGCGCAGTCGAAGTTTATAGAGCTTTTGGTGGCGGTTTTAAGTTAGAAAAATAA
- the miaA gene encoding tRNA (adenosine(37)-N6)-dimethylallyltransferase MiaA — MFKEFAIIGTTASGKSDLAFELAKKLNGVILSLDSLALYKEIDIASAKPNKEQLEAIKHFGVDEIYPDEEFSVGAFFEIYKNAKNFARLQDCPLIITGGSGFYLKSMLSGLAPDVPKCEPNLSNEEIYELAVKIDPEFASKFSQNDSYRLEKWYQIYKFSSQIPSIWLRENTKESIIKELAIFEILWDKDELRTRIAKRTKNMLDEGLIDEAKFLFDKYKSEPKPLKSIGLKECKQFLEGEISKSELETLIATHTAQLAKRQRTFNRSQFEKKFVGDLNQIRSEILKFLRE; from the coding sequence TTGTTTAAAGAATTTGCAATAATTGGCACCACGGCAAGTGGCAAAAGCGATCTTGCATTTGAGCTTGCAAAGAAGCTTAATGGCGTCATCTTAAGTCTTGATTCACTTGCACTTTATAAAGAGATAGATATCGCCAGTGCAAAGCCAAATAAAGAGCAGCTTGAAGCCATAAAACACTTTGGTGTAGATGAAATTTATCCTGATGAAGAATTTAGCGTTGGGGCATTTTTTGAAATTTATAAAAATGCAAAGAATTTTGCGCGCTTACAAGACTGCCCACTCATCATTACAGGAGGCAGTGGCTTTTATCTAAAATCAATGCTTAGCGGACTTGCACCAGATGTGCCAAAATGTGAGCCAAATTTAAGCAATGAAGAAATTTATGAGCTAGCTGTAAAAATCGATCCTGAGTTTGCAAGCAAATTTAGCCAAAACGACTCTTATCGCCTCGAAAAGTGGTATCAAATTTATAAATTTAGTAGCCAAATTCCAAGCATTTGGCTAAGAGAAAATACTAAAGAGAGTATCATAAAAGAGCTAGCGATATTTGAAATTTTATGGGACAAAGATGAGCTTAGAACTCGCATCGCAAAGCGAACGAAAAATATGCTAGATGAGGGCTTGATAGATGAGGCGAAGTTTTTATTTGACAAGTATAAAAGCGAGCCAAAGCCATTAAAATCAATAGGTCTAAAAGAGTGCAAGCAGTTTTTGGAGGGTGAAATTTCAAAAAGTGAGCTAGAAACGCTTATCGCCACGCACACAGCCCAGCTTGCTAAGCGTCAGAGAACCTTTAACCGATCGCAGTTTGAGAAGAAATTTGTGGGCGATTTGAATCAAATTAGAAGTGAAATTTTAAAATTCTTAAGAGAATAA
- a CDS encoding thioredoxin reductase, protein MKKIIFIIIALLVAGSLLIINKGNLMSKENLIDNTNTYTVIAPNGEEVWFDKNTNLIVSKTKDDNTTKYFKEKSQMLLDSRSILDSSLYKNYKPLYYNPKPNSLGQTDYLSFKPWLDISYKSSSNKIAPWTKSEKAYYESLKDKRDRYIYLVKRSNLKCTMVDIPEDAIGRVDSNGKLTKPEYAEIYDEVDRNKNTLKSRLFNGEWNICAGILGDRRSFSSATVLNNSGFKTRARQAVFLAAQLGEVDALKVLARYFSSSSYISGSNKDLQAKIKFENLFKNPPLDEYGMMPYLDEIVGSYFVMDFNRGGVVINPTGSMHRVLRELVEDEGKLLDPRDLDANETTREEFVAYVKKELPEYAEIFSEKGYPANYEDRDIDLYIDSTLLESKIMSLTPPEGYPNAPYYNTPEELTRLYEAGKLDKKLNPLTPVMYRESFPEDLRAKILSYAKEHNIKD, encoded by the coding sequence ATGAAAAAGATCATATTTATCATCATAGCTCTTTTAGTAGCCGGATCACTATTAATAATCAATAAAGGAAATTTAATGAGTAAAGAAAATTTAATAGATAACACTAATACATATACGGTCATAGCTCCAAATGGAGAAGAAGTCTGGTTTGATAAAAATACAAATTTAATCGTGTCTAAAACTAAAGATGACAACACAACAAAGTATTTTAAGGAAAAATCCCAAATGCTCCTTGACTCCCGCTCCATCCTAGACTCATCTTTATATAAAAACTATAAACCACTATACTATAACCCTAAACCAAACTCTTTAGGTCAAACAGACTATCTATCATTTAAACCTTGGCTAGATATTAGCTATAAATCAAGTTCAAATAAGATAGCTCCTTGGACTAAATCAGAAAAAGCTTACTATGAAAGCTTAAAAGATAAGAGAGATAGATATATCTATCTAGTAAAAAGAAGTAATCTAAAATGCACTATGGTAGATATCCCTGAAGATGCTATAGGTAGAGTAGATAGCAATGGCAAACTAACAAAGCCTGAGTATGCTGAAATTTATGATGAAGTAGATAGAAATAAAAATACACTTAAATCAAGATTATTTAATGGTGAGTGGAATATATGTGCAGGTATATTAGGAGATAGACGATCATTTTCTTCAGCTACTGTATTAAATAACTCTGGCTTTAAAACAAGAGCTAGACAAGCAGTATTCTTAGCAGCCCAACTAGGAGAAGTAGATGCTTTAAAAGTGTTAGCTAGATACTTTTCTTCTTCGTCTTATATATCAGGCTCAAATAAAGACTTGCAAGCAAAAATAAAATTTGAGAATTTATTTAAAAATCCACCACTAGATGAATATGGCATGATGCCCTATCTTGATGAGATAGTGGGAAGTTACTTTGTGATGGATTTTAATAGGGGTGGTGTAGTGATTAACCCTACAGGATCAATGCATAGAGTTTTAAGAGAACTTGTGGAAGACGAAGGCAAACTACTTGATCCTAGAGACCTAGATGCAAATGAGACTACAAGGGAAGAATTTGTGGCGTATGTAAAAAAAGAACTGCCAGAATATGCAGAGATTTTTTCTGAAAAAGGCTATCCAGCTAATTATGAAGATAGAGACATAGACCTCTACATCGACTCCACTCTTCTAGAATCTAAAATAATGTCTCTAACTCCACCAGAAGGATATCCAAATGCACCATACTATAACACTCCAGAAGAGCTAACAAGACTATATGAGGCTGGTAAATTAGATAAAAAGCTAAACCCTCTAACACCAGTAATGTATAGAGAAAGCTTTCCTGAAGATCTTAGAGCTAAGATCCTAAGCTATGCTAAAGAGCATAATATAAAGGATTAG
- a CDS encoding Mbeg1-like protein, giving the protein MQTKKSNKELINCFKDYIDIADASYAMLHNVFENERNGLDELYDKFGKDNVPENIVNSYREDEKKKPIWRYADDITLGDKIDKSNETDTSQANNRNFGDSTAYALCIEARFMADKIIKKPYTGKKFIKLDNDVTNFIDTPLGKDGSYQEAEIFYAPESLSPRTKLFVNRYELVKHIPNQKSGFSSTIFYDTLKSNYIIGFRGTEMKMNDLLDDAFMAITSRALMQISALKSLQSSMQEAINSHSQNLSGLDNTAKDIILSGHSLGGHLAQIYAVTFKDSGVKELYTYNAPGIYGGILASAFTWSLRLLSFVAKAIAKGARWIARVIDKDGFIGKMVGSVFNKIKGIFGFKDDKSSIDEYVDVVKNNEQAQKTLADKKVSSNINKASKEKDIDIEIHHVESVKQSINRDEDSFSKDVAVLIEPTFSVISDLGYKLGIDTTGEVKYENTENRHLVNILIRSHFLKESVLVLYMLCYLLENKENEAKIEGKDIAEALDYLNEYIQSLKFKLKCIRSKLNLDVNIDDISDASMLDTPLYIFYAYLNLFYEYGKFGDENFKQDMVGYIIENLGSNIDKNNNKEAHLVKILDIDDLDKLDATKIVSDARAGDIDMLVAICALNLFVFEKNIDVNELGKYFSYNKNIYKNITILRDNRVDIAEASIFVKDRIDMLKSIINLKYADLAKLKENENFLASIDSNDISSSDEAIVIANNKSAQNNDDVAYNNKVATDDIKALMNESVGSIFYKNNDTLSVSAVDKSIVDVEVLKEIFKLDSKNMNQRIYLNSALLSKANEEEDYPLYFKDEKYNSDDNIPLNFTHQPRDEDKDIGRLNVAYRNSQANILNYSLLNKSLNIDLKPMSKKTKEALSNLNQRQNLQKDNQSKEISSTATSCPVIEDDTIICPHGGHVILKSRAGRSIRSDDQGVVLDVDFINSPIVGCSARTPCVIVAYVPRSALSLKSMNDHYAVMQDLVPNCLSNTGSSLRCIKKENKLKLEHSLSNPMFENNNLAVQNPNLNKPLIRLHIKAFASQIDNLLVTTYYLFDKKFEDKNGFSKIKLNLDEGRDVEDKNLKALLADNYDDKRYDIKEFKLRYGVDKLNLIFVVPKNFSSLDKENYKKANSPESGVGFFASLDEFNSSNIEKNRRTYTYVFMSPTGAKSIELEIAKGLDSGYTNDINTTSFVMLVS; this is encoded by the coding sequence GTGCAAACTAAAAAATCAAATAAAGAGCTAATAAATTGCTTTAAAGACTATATTGATATAGCTGATGCAAGTTATGCAATGCTTCATAATGTATTTGAGAATGAAAGAAATGGACTTGATGAGCTTTATGATAAATTTGGTAAAGATAATGTCCCTGAAAACATTGTAAATTCTTATAGAGAAGATGAAAAGAAAAAACCTATTTGGAGATATGCAGATGATATTACTTTAGGTGATAAGATTGACAAAAGCAATGAAACAGATACATCACAAGCAAATAATAGAAATTTTGGCGATTCTACTGCTTATGCTCTTTGTATCGAAGCTAGATTTATGGCTGATAAGATTATCAAAAAGCCATATACTGGTAAAAAATTTATTAAGTTAGACAATGATGTTACAAATTTTATAGATACACCATTAGGTAAAGACGGTAGCTATCAAGAAGCAGAAATTTTCTACGCCCCTGAATCCCTCTCTCCTCGCACAAAACTATTTGTTAATCGCTATGAGCTAGTAAAGCACATACCTAATCAAAAATCAGGTTTTAGCTCAACTATATTTTATGACACGCTTAAGTCAAACTATATCATAGGCTTTAGAGGAACAGAGATGAAAATGAATGATCTCTTAGATGATGCCTTTATGGCTATCACATCAAGAGCGCTTATGCAAATATCTGCCTTAAAATCACTTCAATCCTCTATGCAAGAAGCTATAAATTCTCATAGTCAAAACTTAAGTGGTTTAGATAACACCGCCAAAGACATCATCCTATCAGGTCACTCATTAGGTGGTCATCTAGCTCAAATATATGCAGTAACCTTTAAAGATAGCGGAGTAAAGGAACTTTATACTTATAACGCTCCAGGAATTTATGGTGGCATATTAGCTTCAGCTTTTACTTGGAGCTTAAGGCTTCTTAGCTTTGTAGCCAAAGCCATAGCAAAAGGTGCAAGATGGATAGCAAGGGTCATAGATAAAGATGGCTTTATAGGAAAGATGGTAGGCTCAGTCTTTAATAAGATAAAAGGCATATTTGGCTTTAAAGATGATAAGAGCAGCATAGATGAATATGTAGATGTAGTTAAAAATAATGAACAGGCTCAAAAGACTCTTGCAGATAAAAAGGTGAGCTCTAATATAAATAAAGCTAGCAAAGAAAAAGACATAGACATAGAGATACATCACGTAGAGAGTGTTAAACAAAGTATCAATAGAGATGAAGATAGCTTTTCAAAAGATGTAGCTGTTTTGATAGAACCTACCTTTTCAGTCATATCTGATCTAGGCTATAAGCTAGGCATAGATACAACTGGCGAAGTAAAGTATGAAAATACCGAGAATAGACACTTGGTTAATATATTAATTAGATCTCACTTTTTAAAAGAGAGCGTTTTGGTTTTATATATGTTGTGCTATCTTTTAGAAAACAAAGAAAATGAAGCCAAGATAGAAGGCAAAGATATAGCTGAAGCGCTTGATTATCTAAATGAATATATCCAGTCGCTTAAATTTAAACTAAAATGCATAAGATCGAAGTTAAATTTAGATGTAAATATAGATGATATAAGTGATGCCTCTATGCTAGATACGCCTTTATATATCTTTTATGCTTATTTAAATCTCTTTTACGAATATGGTAAATTTGGTGATGAAAATTTTAAGCAAGATATGGTCGGGTATATAATAGAAAATTTAGGCAGCAACATAGATAAAAATAACAATAAAGAAGCACATCTAGTAAAGATACTAGATATAGATGACCTAGATAAACTAGATGCGACAAAGATAGTAAGTGATGCTAGAGCTGGCGATATAGATATGCTAGTGGCTATTTGTGCTTTGAATTTATTTGTATTTGAAAAAAATATAGATGTAAATGAGCTTGGTAAATACTTCTCTTATAATAAAAACATCTATAAAAATATAACGATACTACGAGATAATAGAGTAGATATAGCAGAGGCTAGCATCTTTGTAAAAGATAGAATAGATATGCTAAAGAGCATAATAAATCTAAAATATGCGGATCTAGCAAAGCTAAAAGAAAATGAAAATTTCTTGGCTAGCATAGACTCTAATGACATAAGCTCTAGCGATGAAGCCATAGTAATAGCTAATAATAAATCTGCTCAAAATAACGATGATGTAGCTTACAACAATAAAGTAGCAACCGATGATATAAAAGCCCTTATGAATGAGAGCGTGGGAAGTATCTTTTATAAAAATAACGATACTCTTAGTGTAAGTGCAGTAGATAAAAGTATAGTCGATGTTGAGGTATTAAAGGAGATATTTAAGCTAGATAGTAAAAATATGAATCAAAGAATATATCTAAACTCTGCCCTTTTGTCTAAAGCCAATGAAGAGGAGGATTATCCACTTTATTTTAAAGATGAAAAATATAATAGTGATGATAATATCCCTCTAAATTTTACTCATCAGCCAAGAGATGAGGATAAAGATATAGGAAGGCTAAATGTTGCTTATAGAAATTCTCAAGCAAATATATTAAATTATTCACTATTAAATAAGAGTCTAAATATCGATCTAAAACCAATGAGCAAAAAGACTAAAGAGGCTCTTTCAAATTTAAATCAAAGGCAAAATTTACAAAAAGATAATCAATCTAAAGAAATTTCATCTACTGCGACTTCATGCCCTGTCATAGAGGACGATACTATCATTTGCCCACATGGCGGTCATGTGATCTTAAAAAGTAGGGCAGGTAGGAGCATAAGATCAGACGATCAAGGCGTGGTACTTGATGTTGATTTTATAAACTCGCCAATAGTAGGCTGCTCAGCTAGGACCCCATGCGTCATAGTAGCTTATGTGCCAAGATCAGCACTTAGTCTAAAAAGCATGAATGATCACTACGCTGTAATGCAAGATCTAGTGCCAAACTGCCTAAGCAACACCGGCTCTTCGCTAAGATGCATAAAAAAAGAGAATAAACTAAAACTAGAGCATAGTTTAAGTAATCCTATGTTTGAGAATAATAACCTTGCCGTACAAAATCCAAATTTAAATAAGCCATTGATCAGACTTCATATAAAAGCTTTTGCTTCTCAAATAGATAATCTTTTGGTGACTACCTATTATCTATTTGATAAAAAATTTGAAGATAAAAATGGCTTTAGCAAGATCAAACTCAATTTAGATGAGGGAAGAGACGTAGAGGATAAGAATTTAAAGGCTCTTTTAGCGGATAATTATGACGATAAGCGTTATGACATCAAAGAATTTAAACTAAGATATGGAGTGGATAAACTGAATTTGATATTTGTAGTTCCAAAGAATTTTAGCTCTCTTGATAAAGAGAACTACAAAAAGGCAAATAGCCCGGAAAGTGGGGTAGGCTTTTTTGCCAGTTTAGATGAATTTAATAGTTCTAATATAGAAAAGAATAGACGTACTTACACTTATGTTTTTATGTCTCCAACTGGAGCTAAAAGCATAGAGCTTGAGATAGCTAAAGGGCTAGATAGTGGCTATACAAATGACATAAACACAACTAGCTTTGTAATGCTTGTTAGTTGA
- a CDS encoding tRNA 2-selenouridine synthase: MKFTAFILLFLTSIFLIACSANQANKKISNSELENLAKQYGGVYIFNQKFVDEIERREKERSDYMDDFFKNNKRNFKRADLEIMDQKLPQTLSNGKRYYTRWIDYENQTGKKAKTSEVYINKIIEFIGLENFNKEKPYLDLGKLYVDDNGEIVPISIDVYYETYSTKYGLFGDEGMGISFSKKSIVPVSGGNKFILTNNKFIKANKDK; encoded by the coding sequence ATGAAATTTACCGCATTTATATTACTATTTCTAACAAGTATATTTTTAATAGCTTGCTCAGCTAATCAAGCAAACAAAAAGATAAGTAACTCTGAACTAGAAAACTTAGCTAAACAATATGGTGGAGTATATATATTTAATCAAAAATTTGTTGATGAGATAGAGAGAAGAGAAAAAGAAAGAAGCGATTATATGGACGATTTCTTTAAAAATAACAAAAGAAATTTTAAAAGAGCTGACCTAGAAATCATGGATCAAAAACTCCCTCAAACCCTCTCAAATGGTAAAAGATACTATACTCGTTGGATAGATTATGAAAACCAAACTGGTAAAAAAGCTAAAACTTCTGAGGTCTATATAAATAAAATAATTGAGTTTATAGGTTTAGAAAATTTTAACAAAGAAAAACCATATTTAGATTTAGGAAAATTATATGTAGATGATAATGGAGAAATAGTTCCTATAAGCATAGATGTTTATTATGAAACATACAGTACTAAATATGGCTTATTTGGAGATGAAGGAATGGGAATAAGCTTTAGTAAAAAAAGTATAGTTCCAGTAAGCGGTGGAAACAAATTCATTCTAACAAACAACAAATTTATAAAAGCAAACAAGGACAAGTAA